AGGATGGCCTTGGTGGTGATACTTTTACCTCTCTCACTATCCTCCTGGCCAGCACAGGTGTCACTTTTGGCTTCCGACCACGTCCTCTGAAATTTTTCACAGTGCGGATCgtcttgaattttttaataatactttgCACTGTAGCCACTGGAACTTTTAGATAAGGTCTTATAGCCCTTTCCTGACTTGTGAGCAGCCACAATGCGCAGCCACAGGTCCTCGGTGAGCTCCTTTGTCTTAGCCATGACTGTCCACAAACCAACAGCAGAGAGCTTCTGTTTTTCACCTGTTGAGTTGATTAAAACAGCTGTTCCCAATGAATCAGGGTAATTAGGATGCTTTAGAACAGCTTGGACTGTTTGGAATGGTATCAATCTTTGGATTTTCCCATAGACTGTGACAGTTTGCaaagggtatgaataattttagacatgccactttttgttcaactgtaaataaaagatgagtaaTAATTTTTTCCACAATGATGCCTCTTATACACCGTCTTATTATCTTCTGGGAGACGTCTGTGTCATTTTTAATCAAGAAAAAACTTGCTGGTTGAATAAAAGTAACTTTAATTCAGAATTTGCCaggggtatgaataatttcGGGGCGTGACTGTATATATATCAGGAGTAACAAATGCAGAGATGCCAGAGACATatggtgtaaatgtaattgCATTTAACCGTTtaaaagttctattttggtgTAGAACATGAAGAACCCACTCTGTCCACACAGTCTTCCATCCTGGGAGAAGGACAGGAGACCGGTTTGTTATGATGTTTTTCTATAATCCTGACTACACTAACACCTATTACGCTGAGACAGTAACATCTGGGTAAACGCCCTACATTTTGCAGAAGTGACTGTACTCACATGTACTGCCTTTTTTGCTGATACAGTAACATCCAAATTGACTCGTTGCACAATAACAAAAGACAtttttctgaaacattaaaaactacagtatgttttacAGTGTTCTGTTTTCTGATACACGGATGACTTCCTTTATAGGCTtagtaaatatatatctatacatatTCTAGTTCAACTAGTTGCGATCATTTGTGCACTGAAGCTGTATTTACAAGCTCTCTGTCAAAACCAAGATCGTACTTAATGTTATTTTGTGCAGTGGATTTACagaaacttctttttttttacaaatgcagCCTTCATAAATAtcactgagacaaacacacttttttttagttttatttcattttaatgttagaATAAAAATCATTGTATAATTGGATGTACAATAACCAGGCCAGTAAGATCACATTTCATGCCTGCACATTGTTCCATCATTAGGTACTAAAATGACTACATGCAGGGTACTAATAAACCAAAACATTAACTGAATCATAATACAgtgatacatactgtatattaattacTTATactaaatgaaagaaagattcTGCTTTGTGTTGGTCCGTGTCACAACACAGCATCAATGTATTGTTCTAACATGGCTGTATTAGAGCTTCTCCTCCTTGAAATCAGTGATAATAGAGTTCCCCTGCTGACACCGGTACTCTCCATACTCAACCTTACTGTGAGAGCCACTGGTGATGGTCAGCTTGACCGGGATCACAACAATCATCTCCTTcctcaataacttcactgtgaGTTTGGTGCGAGGAGGAATGCTGGCTGGCAAGGAGACTCTGATACTTTCAGATGTAGTTCTGGTGTTGCTGCTGCCCTTCTCCACTGTAAAGGTCTCACTGACATTTAAGCTGAACTCAGTACTAAAACCAAACAGTGAAAATCCAAATTTGGTTCCAAAACCAATCTGGGTGGAATCGCTGAACCTGAAGCTCTCAGTGACAGATCCTGAATACTCTCGAGTCAGATCAGTGGTGAAGGTTTGTCTCTCAGATCCATAATTCACACCAGTGATGGAGTCGATGATGACtgtttttaaactttctttctttttgtcccaTTGCAATTCAGCTTTAATGGTGGGTTTGCCAGCTTTAAGAGGATGGACATGAGACAGATGGTTGTCAAACCAGTCGTACTTAGGAACATCACGACCAGCTCTGGCCACCAGGATATGCCCACCTCTCtgttcatgttcatacagaACCCAGGCTCCTCTCTGCACTTTGTGAGAAGATGTTTTGTCATTAAAATCACCATAACACAAATTGGTCTCACAGTCGAGGACGAGGCTCCGGCCCTTATAGTTCTCCTCTTCATACAGTGTGATCTGAGAATTGTCCAGGTCTTCTGTCACCAGCTGTAGTGAAGAAATGTCATCGTTGTATTGCACCGTGTCATATTCTCCTTCCTCATATACAGTCGGTTCACCAGTGTAATTAGCACCCATGTACGCCACCCATGGATTCCCGATGACTTTCACAGAGGAGATGCAGTTATCAAAACTCAGTTTATTTAAATCAGGGACATCAGAAGTGAACTCTTTGCTGAGGCCCTTAAAGTACCAATGTTCATAGATGATGATCTTGTTCATGGCTGAAGGAGCTTGCAGGTTGCCCAGAGACTtacagacagtgcagaacacGATGAAAGCGAGTATCTGTGAAGATTATTCAAGTGTGTAtttctatatatactgtagctgttggTGGTGTGAAAAGTagaaacacacattttacagtAACTGTCATACTGTTACAGCTCCTCCCTAAaaaagtaacaacaacaacagattaaacaaacaaatgtgtcagccaaaaacaaacaaaaaaattctcaGCCAAACTTTTAAGACGACCTTCCCAGATCAGTGAATAGATCATAGTGTCATCAAGGTACAGTATACTTCACTTTGCAATTCTGCGCCCCTAACAAGACTCTCTGCCTTAATGGTGGACATGTCATGCATGAtggaatatatatttgtaagttGGGAGTAACAAATGCAGAGATGCCAGAGACATatggtgtaaatgtaattgcatgtaattttttaaaagctCTATTTTGGTGTAGAACATGAAGAACCCACTCTGTCCACACAGTCTTCCATCCTGGGAAAAGGACAGGAGACCGGTTTGTTATGTCGTTACCGTGGTCCAAACAGAATCACAGGTATGTGTTAGGTTTTACTGCTGTCAGGTTCTACTGTCCTCACGGCAAACATTTCCAGTCCTTACCACCTCTAAACAATAGGTGTGCATCAGTGCCTTAGAGCTCCCTGTGACTGTATACTGGATGGAATGCACATGACACCTTCCATCCACATCCATAACTCCTTTATGCTCCATCAGCTCAAACAATTGTGAGATGAAATTAGACCCTTGGTTTGTCTGACTGACCTTAGATAAACAGAAAATCTAGCAGAACTTGTTTCTCTGAATtagattcttttcttttttcgaTAATCCTGACTACACTAACACTTATTATGCTGAGACAGTAACATCTGGGTAAGCTGCCTACATTTAGCAGAAGTGACTGTACTCACATGTACTGCCTTCTTTGCTGATACAGTAACATCCAAATTGACTAGTTGCACAATAACAAAAGACAtttttctgaaacattaaaaactacagtatgttgttCTGTTTTACTGATAGAGTTTGGGATTTGGGGCATTGGGGCAGTTCTGTGATAAACAGAGAGCTAGTAATGAAAAGAGCCATTTTACCATGATGTCATGATGACTATTGTCTTATTAAATCAGATGTGAGTGTGTCcataaaatgtcaaacaaacattttcttaGAGAAAACGTCACCCTTTATTAATGATTTCCAACTTTCTTTGAGTCCATTTTTGAGGAGGGTCTGCTGTCCCTCTTTgtgttgttaccatagaaacaatcaCATATCTGAACaatgcatttatataaatttgaGATTGGCAGCTGCACCACTGTCAGAACTGATGTTctggaaaattaatcaacactttaaTCAagtcctgaccaatcagaattaagagCTGAACAGTGTTGTCGTGTATTTGCTCAAACTCGATACTTAATGAGTGTCATGATACAGAACAACACACTTTAATGCTTTTATAGATGAGCTAAAGGTGGATTTTTGTTGTTCAGGTTatcagagatgatgatgatgtactgTGGTGTTAAAGGTAAGTGTTTAATGTCACTGTCTGTTTTATCGGTAAGATCTTCAGAGGTCGAGATTGAGAGCCGTtacaaaaaaatggaaagagtGTCtcggtaaaagtgtgtgttatagtgtgtaagtgCGAATTGGTCAGAAGATCAGTAAATGTCACTTTCCCCTTCATCCAATCCAGATGCACTCTGACCTTCTGTGGTTTGTCTTTAGCTCTGAAGATGCCACCTGCCTGTCCTGGGCAGAGCGTGTGGTAACTTCCTTTACTGTAGCTCatgctacacactgcattaCAGAAGGAGTTCCTCTTTCTCAGAGCAGACTCTCTGATCACTCCCAGCTCCCAGAttgcactgtccccaaccttgACGTCCCAGAAGTGCGAGCCTTCATTAAAGCTCTCACAGCCCAGGACACACGTAATGCTGTCGAATCTCTCCAGATTATCAGGAAgcagcacttcctgttttctgtgGTCCACAACAGTGAGATCTTCAGACACACGGAGCTGAGCGTGTGCAGTGTTGGGGTCCAGAGTAACAGAAGCTAAGAGAAGATGAAAAGTCTTGTAAATTCAAGGATAATTCAAGGATAATTCATGCAATTGTATACTGTTTATTTGAAAGCATTAGAAGTGCAGTTTCTTGTCGCTTCTCATTGTTCAAGTTGTTGAGGTTGATTTGGGatttagaaagtaattaataagtaagtAGATCAAATTAGTAAAAAGACCAATATTTTGTAGagatagtaattattacattaatctaattagactGGTTGAAGATGCAATTTAtagttagtaattaagaactattttagagtaaattcacaactgttataatatcagaggtgaaactggaagaacagtattttattaaacctcttaatttaattttcatgtatAGGTGCAATCCTGCAGGCATTTAAAGAATGTGGCAgcagattaaaatgaaatataaaaacataattcaATCATGTAAGCCTTGAGCATATTATAGCTGTAAAGTACCTGGCTTTACAAACATTTGACATAGTAAATAACTAAATAGCATTCAGTGTCTAGCAGCGCAGCAGCATTTTTATTATGGGTCAAAATGTTCATTcagggggggcatggtggcttagtggtttgcctcacacctccagggttgggggttcgattcctgcctcagccttgtgtgtggggagtttgcaagttctccctgtgcctcagggggtttcctacgggtactccggtttcctcccccggtccaaagacatgcttggtaggttgattggcatctctggaaaattgtccatagtgtgtgtgtgagtgtgtgagtgaatgtgagtgtgtgcgtaccctgcgatgggttgtcactccgtccagggtgtatcctgccttgatgcccgatgac
This DNA window, taken from Tachysurus fulvidraco isolate hzauxx_2018 chromosome 23, HZAU_PFXX_2.0, whole genome shotgun sequence, encodes the following:
- the LOC125140036 gene encoding epidermal differentiation-specific protein-like translates to MNKIIIYEHWYFKGLSKEFTSDVPDLNKLSFDNCISSVKVIGNPWVAYMGANYTGEPTVYEEGEYDTVQYNDDISSLQLVTEDLDNSQITLYEEENYKGRSLVLDCETNLCYGDFNDKTSSHKVQRGAWVLYEHEQRGGHILVARAGRDVPKYDWFDNHLSHVHPLKAGKPTIKAELQWDKKKESLKTVIIDSITGVNYGSERQTFTTDLTREYSGSVTESFRFSDSTQIGFGTKFGFSLFGFSTEFSLNVSETFTVEKGSSNTRTTSESIRVSLPASIPPRTKLTVKLLRKEMIVVIPVKLTITSGSHSKVEYGEYRCQQGNSIITDFKEEKL